ATCCTATCCAGGGTGTTTCTTCAGCTTGGAATATGGATACGAAATTTTGCAATACTGCTATATGTAACAAATTTAACGAATAATGATCCGTTGTATGTTTCACTTATTTCGGTTGTTGAGTACGCGCCGATCTTCATTTTTGCCATTATAGGTGGAACGTTTGCTGATCGATGGAGACCCAAACGGACCATGGTATGGTGCGATATGCTATCCGCCATATCTGTGTTGATCGTTCTGCTCGCTCTTGTATATGGAGGATGGTACGCACTGCTGCTGGGTACGCTCGTATCCGCCAGTTTGTCTCAATTTTCGCAGCCCTCTGCGATGAAATTTTACAAGGAACATGTGCCTGGTGAGCAGGTTCAAAGTGTCATGGCACTGTCTCAGTCCTTAGTGGCCGTCTTTATGGTTCTCGGTCCCGTATTAGGCTCATTTATTTTTCTGCAATACGGCATTGAGATTTCTCTTGGTTTAACTGCACTTATGTTTCTCGGATCGGCACTCGTATTAACCAGACTTCCTCGGGATAAAAAAGATACGTTAGCCGATGCCAACAACAATTTTGTCGGAGAAATGAAAGATGGATTGAAGTATGTATGGAATAACGTTCAATTAAGAACGTTAAGCGCAACATTTGCGGCCAGCGGACTGGCGGTTGGTCTGATCCAGCCCTTGATGCTGTTTATTACGATTGAAAAGCTTGGGCAAGACAAAACGTTTCTACAGTGGCTGCTTATGGCGAATGGTGCTGCCATGCTCGTAGGAGGCGTCGCTATTATCGGATTGGCTTCAAAAGTGAAGCCTCACATTTTACTTTCGATCGGTTTGGTTGTTAGTGCTTTGGTGACTGTTGGTATCGGATCTTCCACGGTAGTTATCTGGACCATAGTCTTTGAGGTGATTAGCGGATTTTTTTATCCATGTATTCAAGTCGGCATCCAAACACTTATAATGAAAAATACAGAAGCCTCATATATCGGCAGAGTAGGAGGAGCCATAACGCCGGTATTCATGGGGATGATGGTTCTAGGTATGTCATTCTCTGGTTATCTGAAGGGACAGTTTTCACTGTTTATCGTATTTAGCATAAGTGCAGGTTTATTTATTTTGGGTTCGTTGGTATTAGCTCCTCTGTTTCGGAAAAACGAAAATATTCACGAACAAGCATTTTGAGAAGAACAAAATCATAAAGAGCTTTCCCTAAGGTCAGCTAGAATTTCTTATTCACGATGTGAGGGTTAACGGACATGATCTGTTCAGCTATATCCCAGAGTCTGGGTAAGTAATGAATGACCTTCTCAGCCCGATCAAGCAGGATATCTGTAGAGGTAATGCCAAGGTCTGCAATGATCTCCTCAAAGGCCGGTAATAATTCATGCTGTAGTTCAGGTGAACCGTCAGCTGCCAATATTTTATGACATCGGGCAAAGGTAGCAACGATCCAGAAAACGGCTTCGTGATGGAAGCCGGTCTGTATTAATTTGAGGCTTCCATCAATGGCAATCGGCCGTGCCGAAGTGGTAATGTCAGTACTGAAGAAGAACGGTGTCTTGGCCACTTTTGCTGCAACGTCGAAAGTACGAGCCAGTTGTCTAACATGATAATCGACTCGCCGAGGTGTCATAAGATGACATCCTAGCAGTTCCAACAATTCCTGGTAAATATCCATATGACCGTAACTGATTAGCACCTCTCGAGCAGCAAGGTACCTCAGCCTAACCGTGGGGTTGCGAAGTGCAGCCACCAGGAGAACATGCGTGGTTACACCGGTTGGAAATAGCCATGAGGTGATCCGGTCAAAGAGGGGGGCCGATGTATCGATCGTCTTCAGCCCGATTTCGATTCTTTCCCGTGCGTTCCCACACCTGCGGTGCACCCAAGCCCACTCCGCGAAGTGCTGCGATACTTGTATCTGAAGTTTACGCAGATGTCCTGTTGGATCCGAGATAATACTATCCATACGGAAGCTACCTGCCAGATGATAGGAAGTTAGAACTTCTTCGGGAGACTCTAGTTGCTTCCAAGATAAATAAGTGACCTCCACGAGTGCTCCCTTATAATCAAACTTCCCGAGTTTAATGGGGGGAGCGTCCGCTTCAGTTACAATCACAACATCAATATCTGATGATGCGGACAATTCCTCGTCTTCTGGTTGACCTACAGTTGAACCACTGAAATAAGCCCCGCGGAAGCCTTTATCTTGAGAAGCGTATTGATCAACCCATTCAATAGCAGCCTTACGCGCAGCTCCGACTTTCAAGTGAATCATCCTCCTTTTGGATCTCCAATGACCTTGGTCAGCCGAATTTAGAGATTGCACCAATGAGAAAAACTACACATTAATACGCTATGACATTCTTCAAGGCTTAAGACGTTTTTATGATGAGCTGAAATATCAGAAGAAATATCGGACTGTTTGGAGAAATGTTCAATAACATAACTTCTTTTATATAGGGGAGTTTTTTCATCATAGGTTATAATGCTATAATAGGGTTGTAAAATTCATAAAGAAAGCGGGAACAGCATGGGTCGTAAATGGAATAATATCAAAGAGAAGAAAGCCTCAAAGGATGCAAATACAAGTCGTATTTATGCAAAGTTCGGGGTTGAAATCTATGTAGCAGCAAAAAAAGGTGAGCCAGATCCAGAATCTAACCGCGCCTTAAAAGTTGTACTTGAGAGAGCAAAAACATATAACGTACCTAAAGCTATTATTGACCGCGCCTTGGATAAAGCTAAAGGCAGTGCGGAAGAAACGTATACAGAGCTTCGGTACGAAGGTTTTGGACCGAACGGAGCCATGGTCATCGTAGATACATTGACGAATAACGTCAACCGTACAGCTTCTGATGTTCGTTCCGCATTTAATAAAAACGGCGGAAACATGGGTGTGAGTGGATCTGTCGCGTATATGTTTGATGCGACCGCTGTTATTGGTGTTACAGGCAAGAGCTTGGATGAAGTATTTGAGCTGTTGATGGAAGCTGATGTAGAGGTTCGCGATATCATGGAAGAAGATGAGTCTGTCATTGTATATGCGGAACCGGATCAGTTCCATGAGGTGCAAGAAGCGTTCAGAAACGTTGGTATTTCTGATTTTACCGTTGCTGAATTAACGATGCTTGCGCAAAACTATGTTGAACTTCCTGCAGATGCCGTACCACAATTCGAAAAATTGATTGATGCTCTGGAAGATCTGGAAGATGTTCAGCAAGTGTATCATAACGTGGATTCTGAAGAGTAAATCTGATGAATTAATATTATGATAAATGTCTCCTCATGAATGAATTGAAAAATTCATAATGAGGAGGTATTTTTTATACTGTTGGAAGAAGAGGAGAAACACCTACATAATGAATTTACATATTACTAAAGAACTAAATAAAAATGATAAGTATCATATTAATAATCAGCTTTATGAGTTTAATTTAAAGAATTTCCCAGTAGATTTAGGTGGGAGATACCAAGAAATTAATTTATTTCTGAAGGATGAAAATGGCAAGGTTCGCGGGGGAATATTAGGTGAAATTTGCTGGAATTGGTTAGAGATTCATACTTTTATAATTGATGAAGACATGCGTAAATCGGGTTATGGAACTAAACTATTATTAGAAATAGAACAAATAGCTTTGGAGACGAGTTGTGACTTCATAAAAGTAGATACTTTAAGTTTTCAAGCATTAGATTTTTATAAAAAACACGGGTTTCAAGAGTTTGGTACCCTTGATAATGTCGGAAGAGATTTTAAGCATTACTATCTAAAAAAAGATTTATAGACAGTTTAATGATTGCATTAATTGAAAACACCTATAATAAAAGAAAAAAGCTCAGATAATTAACTCTGAGCTTTTTTCTTTTATTAAATTCATGTTGACCCTGACATTAGTGTCATCGTTTATAATCAGATTAGACCCATACAATTACAATTGGAGGCATGACACTTGAGAATTGGAGAACTCGCCAATCGAACCGGAGTCAGCATCCGCTCTCTTCGTTATTATGAGCAGCAGGGATTGCTTGCTCCCAAACGGCATGATAACGGATATCGTGAATATTCCTCATTCATGATTGAACAAGTGCAGACTATTCAATTTTACTTGAAATTAGGTTTGACTACTGAACAAATCGCCGGCTTTCTGAATTGCGTGTTGATGAACAAAGAAGCATTTTGTAAAGAGGTTCTTCCGGTATATCAACAGAAACTGAAAGAAATTGATGATCAAATCAAGCAGCTTGAGAGCATAAAGTCAAATCTGGAGGAACGCATAAGTTCGATTATTGAAGAACATCCAGCCAGTGAAATCAATTCCTTGAAAGTGGGATGTAACAATGAATGAGCCAACGATTCACATTATAGGTATATCCGGAAGTCTCCGTAACGGTTCGTCTAATACGAATCTGTTACGTGCAGCTGCCACTTTGGCTCCTAAACATGTTAAGTTGACGATTTTCGATGGATTAGGTGATCTTCCGCATTTCAATCCCGAAATCGACGGAGAGGAAGTACCGGAAGCTGTGATCGATTTTCGGACACAACTTAAGGCCGCTGACAGCGTGTTAATTAGCACACCGGAATATGCAAGTGGTGTGCCAGGCGTTCTTAAGAACGCGATTGACTGGACGGTGTCATCGAGTGAGTTATATAACAAACCGACAGGTGTGCTGAGTGCCTCACCACATCCTTCAGGCGGTGAAAATGCTCATGCGTCACTTTTAATGACTCTGAATATGTTGAATGCACATATAGTCTCTGGGGGAACGATGTGTATTCCACAAATAAGTTTGAAAATGAATGCAGCGGGAGACATCACGGACAATGGTTTGGCAAAGGAAATAATAGCAGTGCTTCATGCTCTGGAAAAAGCTTTGAATACCGAGTTATAAACAATTTTATTTACAAAGGGGATAGCAGAATGCTTGAGACAATGACAAAAGAGAATTTTTCAGAACTCATCGACAAAGGTTTAACGCTGGTTGATTTTTGGGCGCCTTGGTGCGGACCTTGTAAAATGCAGCTTCCCATTGTGGAAGAGCTTTCCGTCGAACTACAAGATTCTATAGTCATCGGTAAAGTGAATGCAGATGAAGAGCCCGAGCTCTCTTCTAAGTATGGCGTGATGGGTCTTCCGACACTGATTCTATTTAAAAACGGCCAACCGGTGGAAAAACTGGTGGGCTTGCAGCGGAAAAATTCCATTATAGGCAAAATCCAAACTCACCAATAAAAGTACCCCTTCATGTTGCAAATAGGCGAAGATTTCAGTATGATTTACATGACAAATGAAATGCTTATGTGTGACTGGCGGAACATGGGGAACCATGAGGGAGCACATGAATGGCAGCGGCCGTACGCCTGGGCAGAGGTAAGGAGTTTCTTTCTCCTTGCCTCTTTTATTTTTGAGATAAGCAAGCTTAGACTTCGGGGTGAACTGCATCCTTATCTCGCAAGAATAAACTACCGCTATGAGCGGTAAAATGGGGGATATGCCAATGTTGCAAACTAAGAAAATAATGCTGCTCGGTTCGGGAGAACTAGGAAAGGAAGTTTTGATCGAAGCTCAGCGTCTGGGAGTTGAGACGGTAGCGGTTGATCGTTACGCTCATGCACCTGCCATGCAGGTAGCCCACCGTCATTATGTGATCGATATGCTGGATGGTGAGCGGTTGCGGGAAATTATCGAACAGGAAAAACCGGATCTTATTGTACCCGAGATTGAAGCATTAGCGACTTCAGAGCTTTTAAAACTGGAGGAAGAAGGCCATCGGGTCATTCCAACAGCCCGCGCTGCGAAGCTGACGATGGATCGGGAAGGGATTAGACGTCTTGCATCAGAGAAACTGGGCCTGCCAACAGCCGGTTATAAATTTGCTGACACGTATGATCAGTTTGTTCAAGCGGTAAAGGAGATGGGGTATCCTTGCGTTATCAAACCTCTGATGAGTTCTTCAGGAAAAGGACAAAGTGTTTGCCGTGAAGAGAAGGACATTGAACAGTGCTGGAACGTAGCAATGGAAGGTGGCCGGGTTCAGAACGGGCGGGTTATTATTGAGGAGTTCATCTGCTTTGAGTCTGAAATCACACTGCTCACGGTTCGTTCCGTAAACGGAACAAGCTTCTGCGCACCAATCGGACATATTCAAGAAAACGGGGATTACATTGAGTCCTGGCAGCCGCATGATATGACAGAGGATCAGATTAAAGAAGCTAAGCATATTGCTGGAGCCATAACAGACGAACTAGGCGGATATGGTCTGTTTGGTGTTGAACTCTTTTTAACGGAGGATAAAGTTTATTTCAGCGAAGTTTCTCCGCGGCCGCATGATACTGGACTAGTGACACTCGTAACGCAAAATCTTTCTGAATTTGCATTACACGTCCGTGCGATCCTCGGTTATCCAATCCCTGAAATTGTACTTATGACGCCGGGAGCCAGCCGTCCATTGAAAGCAAGCCTTGAACTCGAACACTATTGTATTACCGGTGTGGAGAAGGCATTATCGGTCCCGAACACGCAGGTTCGTGTATTTGGCAAGCCGGTTACAAAGGCAGGTCGGAGAATGGCGGTCGCTTTATCAACGTCCGATTCGGTTGAAAATGCACGGAAACAGGCGAAATTGGCACTTGATGAGCTTGCTGTTGTAGAATCTTAACTATACGTGGTTTTTTGAAAAGTATCGGAGTTCGTTTCTCTTGACGGTGTCATTAAATGAAATGCTATGGTTGAGATAGAGCTGTGTGAGTGTTGTAGTCTCCGACACTTGCACAGCTCTTTTAAGACTTTACAATCTCTTCAACTAACAAGTATATTAAGTTATTATTACTTAAAAAATTGGGGGATGGGTGAACAATGAAAACATATCTGTATTTTGTTCGTCATGGAATTGCTCCATTTTCTTTGGAACTTGAGCGCTCGGGAGGTGCGAGCTTGAACGATCAAGGGAAATCTGATGCTAAAAGAGTAGCAGAGCTGTTAAGAGATGAAGGAATTGATGTGATCGTCTCCAGTTCGTATAACAGGGCAAGAGAAACAGTAGCTCCACTTGCTGAACTGCTACAGAAAGAGATCATTTTGTATAACGAGCTTATTGAAAGACCAATTGGTACTTTGAATGAAGCTGTATCCGATGAGGAGCTGTTAATAGGAATTGAACAATCTTTTATCGATATAGATTATTGCATGCCCGAAGGGGAGACAACGCGACAGACGCAGGATTGGGCTATACCGATCATTATGCAACTGCTCTCGGAATATAAAGGCAAGAAAATCGCGCTTGGTACCCACGGAAATATAATGACGATCATATTGAATTATTTCGATTCTAATTATGGCTTTGAATTTTGGAAGGGGACAAGCAAACCTGATATTTATAAATTGGAATTCCAAGATAATCACCTGAGCCATGTTCAGCGGTTGTGGAGTCCCGCATAAAGCAAACAATTATTAAGGGACCCTATTTTGCAATGGCCTACGGTGGACTCCATGACGATCATGTGGGAAACATCTGAGCCGGCATCCTCCAGAGTAGATGTTCTGTTAGCAGAGAGAATCCATAGTGGATATCAAGGTAATTACAAAAAACCGGAGCAAGTGATCACAACCGTCTCTAATGAAGGGCATTCAAAAATTCACCAGCTCACAGTGAACGGCCTTGAAGCAGGGACGGTTTATTTTTACCAAATACATTCAGGTAACGGACAAAGTGTGCGACTACATCTGGTATTAATCAATTAAATCTAACAATCGGCATAAACGGTATAAATAGTACCCGCCGCGAAGTTGTTCTTGGTTTATGTTGTTCAGGTACGCCAGCGAATCTTGAGCGATTTTTTTCGCATGCTCCAGATCGTTATGATCCATTGCCCCGATCGCTTGTTTAAGCCCCACTAAGTCATATGTATAGACAGCCGGCCGCAAGGTGCGAAGCAGGATGATTTTACGAATTTGAGATTGATTAAATATTCGGTACCTATTTCGTGAATCTCGTGAAGAAGTGATAAGTCCGATCTTTTCCCAGTATCGGATTGTTGAACTTGGGATGTTCGTCGCAGCAGAGACCTCCCCGATGGTCATCCATTCTTTGCTTCCACCTGAATCCAGGAAGTTAAGTTCATTAGACGCCAAGACGTGAAATGTTTCTTCAGCCAGAATTGTATCACGATACAGGTTGGCCTGAACTTGGTTAACCAATCGGAGTGCAGTATCCACTTCTTCAGATTGAATCTTGCATAAAACGTCTTTCGTTACATCCATCCCAAAACCTGGGGCCATAGCTTGAATACATTCAAAATAAGCGATATGCTCCTCTGTATAGATCCGATAACCGCTTGCTGAACGCTTTGTAGGGGGAACAATTCCCTGTGCTTCATAATTTCTTAGGGCACTTGTACTTATATTAAGTTTAGTTGCGATATCTATCGGTCTTATATTCATGGGTTCACCTCAACATTCATGCTGATTAAGATTAAAGCACACTTATAAAGTTTTTTAAATTAACTTAAGAAAAAACAACAGATTTGATCGAGCAAGTTTAGAATTAGCATGAATGTTGTACGATAAAAGAGTATAGCATAATTGCTCTGATGGTAAAAGAGCTTTTCAAAGCTTGTCCAGAGAAAGAGAGGGAACAACGAATGATCACTAACGAATTTGACCAACAAGTAGAGAATTTGATTCAAAAAGGATATCCTGCGATTGCAGGGTTAAATGAGGATGAATTCAGAAATCAGCTTCAGCCTCTCAAAACAAATACAATAGGGTTTGAGAAGAGTGTGGAAGATCGAGAAGGTTATATTCCTTATGTCATCGTCATCAAAAGCGAGTGGGTGGATGGAGAGAAGGCGATGCAACTCGTAGAGCGAAAAAATCAAAAAGGATTTAGTGTTATGGATGCTAATGACATTCAGAGATTTAAACCTATTGAGGGGATAGAACTACCTAATGGAATAGCATACCTGGCCATGGATATAGATACAGGTACAGAAACTCGTAACGTCACACCAAACGAAGCACTCAAGACGATTGTAAACGACAACCGCTCTCCACTTACCCTGGAAGAGGGGATAGCTGTTATTACACATAACCCTGATATATTAATGAAAAATAGGGGCTTCTCACTGCTTGGTTCTCGCTGTGGAGACCGCAGGGTTACCGCCTTGTGGATTAGTGCCGGGAAACCGAAGCTTGGCTGGTGTTGGGCAGGCAACCCACATACATGGTTGGGCTCAGCATCATGTAGTTCAAGAGTTGGAATGTAACAAGCAAACCGACTGACATAAAAAGGACTGTTCAGTCATCGTGAACAGTCCTTTCCTGTTTATCCTTCGTTATGAGATTCCACAAATTTTACCGCTTCATAAACCATGGCTGCAGCAATGTGATTATTACGATTATGTAGTTTATGTATGGAGGTGATATCATGACAGTAACAGTAACAGTAACAGTAACAGTAACAGTAACAGTAACAGTAACAGTAACGGTAACGGTTCATCAAATAACTCGCTGTTTCGGTTAGACGGGAGGATAACATCATATGTACCAAGATAAAGCAGACGCAGACTTTTCTAATGAGGTGCTGCTGAGTCTTCATTCTGACGAACAATGGAGACGCCGGAAAAGGGAATTAATAAGCTGGACAAGCTCTCCCAAAGTTCGTAAGGGGGAGAAGAAGACTAGGTTATTTAATGGTGTCTACGTTGACTCGGAGATTTATCCCGCATTGAGCAGGCTTAATCGGCTAGGGATACAAACCGAATTTTCCTGTGCTGGGGTAAGTCCCCTGGATGAGCCCGTGGATCATTCACTATATGCATACATTACTTTAATGGCTGGTAGCACCTCGGATAAATTCGCTGCCACCGTTGTGAATGTAATGAAACATCGTGTGTTGGTGACGTTCGAACCTACATGGGGCAGGTATGACGTATCTTCATTTTTTATAGGACATAACCGCTCTTTCTGTTTGTTAATAGATCATTGTGCTGCATTAATGGAAGAGAATGATTCCGATGTATAAAGGTCGTTATAAGAGAGGATTACATATGTAGAATAGCTTGGGCACCAATAACTGAGCAACGAAAATTAGTGCCCAAACCTCCCTAAAAAATCACGCCTGTATCTACGATTTCAACATCTACTTTCGTATGAAATTGCACTTTTGGGTAATCCTTACTCCAGTTTTTGGTTTTCCATACGTTATTATGATAGGCAATCACTTTTCTCCCTACGCCGAAAATATCGCAGTTCGCCTTTTGAAGTTCTCGGATGACATCTTTTGCCTCTTCCGTCAGCATTTCAGAGAGCCTTTGATTAATACTGTCGAGCTTTTTTTCAGTGAGCGCTTGGTCCTCCGTAAACTCTTCGACAATGGCTTGGAGTTTCAAATTCAAATTCACAATAATGTCTCCGTCCTTAGATACATGCACGTTAAATTTACGTTTTATTTTTTTCTTCGCCAAATTGAAGGTCATGGTACCGTGTAAGTTATCCGGATAACTTATTTCTATTTTTCTGGTGAAGCGTGCATTTTCTCCCTGTCGTCCCTTGAGCAGAACTAACATAACGGATTGGTCTGCGTTTAGTGATCCGGTGAGATGGTGTTCATGAAACAGAGCCACACCTTTAGCCACTACTTCTTTACCTTCTTGTCCAATATAAGGCAGTGCGAAGTCCTGTCCGGGATCCTTCAAGGATCGGAACACGGTATCAACGGTTTCTGTAGGATAGAATAGACTCATCCGTTCCAAACTCTTAATTTTCTGTGAAATGAACTCGCCGACTTTCATTCCTCCAACCATTTTTTGACTTAGGATTTTTGTAGCTTCACCTTCAGTGACGACAAGCCGAAGATTTGCTGTCGGGTTATTGGGATCCCTGAAAATCACATTTAGAACAGAATTCAAACCTTGCTTTGCTAAAGGACTTCCTATAAGCTGTATGCTATTTTTTATAAAACTCAAGTTACCTCGATCTTTTTTTCGCATCTCACTGCTTGCATCGCGTGTTGTCATTCCTTCACTTGTGTGAATTTCATTAGTCGTGCTGGTCTGTTCTGCTTCAGCAGGGATAATGATTTCGACCGCTTGAAATATCTTTCCATCATCCTTGAGGTCTAAGGCCACACTGTAAGCAAGATTGATATCTTTCAAATATTCTCGATCCCAACATCCGGTCAGGGAGACGAGGGCTAGAAGCATCACCAAGAAATAGGAAATGAGTTTCATGCCAATTCACCGGCCTTCCTTTTGACAAAGAGAGATAGAATCATCATTACGAGAGGGATGCCGACTATAAAAAGGTACGCTGAATACTCAACTGCTCTATCTAATTGATTTATGGCCATAGGGGTTATAGGAAACAACGCGATAATGTAACTTACAATTATGACATAGGGTGCAAAGTTCTTGTGATTACTCCTCTTAAATAAAACTGTAAGTCCAATAGAAGGCGCATAACAATAACTGACAATCGAGCATACAAGCGTAATTGCCCATATCGGTAAGAACAGGACGTCTGCACGATCGAAAACATAAAAATTAAGGGATTTCATCAGGTAAATCACCGGTTCAGGTATTAATCGTAGCTGCTCGGTATTAAATACCATCACGCAGGTGACGACAACAAATGTATAGAACAAAGTGACGAACAAATTGGCCAGACTAATCGTCATCAGTCTTTGTTTGTTCGATCCTTGTGTATAAGGAAAAGTGATGAGCATCATCTCAAATCCATACATGGAAATCGTAGCATCTTTGGCACCTTTTACAATATTCATGTAGCCGGCCTCAAGTAGCGGAAACATATATTCTACACGGGATTGAGTTAAGCCATAGCTGACAAAAAAGATCAATGGTATAAACAGAAAAGATGCCAGCGCATAGAATCTGGCCAATACTGTCAGCTTCTCTCTGGCTAGATATAGAGCCATGATCGAGAAGAGACCTAACAATACCCATTTAGGTGTTGACAGGAGTATCCAGCTTTGCAAAACATCAACGGTGCTGAGCAAAATATTAGCAGCTAGAAGTATGAAGTGACCGATATAACAAACAATCAATAATCTGCCTATGACTGGACCACACAGTTTTAGACAAATATGAAACAGGCTGAGTCCAGGATACTTCTTCAATAAAAACCACATTATAATGATAATAATTTGGGTGACAAACCCCGCAATCAAAACGGAGAGACCCGAACCGCCCATCGCATTATTATTCAACTCGTGAGGAATCGAAAGAACACCAACCCCGATTTGGGCCTGAATGATAAAAAAGAAAAACTGCAATTTCGAGAGCATTTTCTCACTTTGAGTCATCATATCTCATCCTTTACTGCATGAAGTGGACTGTTATTCATCAGGATCAGAACTGCTTTGATGCTTGCGGATACTCCAAATGGGAAATCGTACAAACGTATCCTTTAGACCTCTTAAACTTAACGGAGTCAACGGGTTAAAATATGGCTTTCCAAAGGATTCAAGTTTGACCAAATGGATGAACAAAATCGTCAGTCCAAATGAAATTCCGATATATCCGAATATGGACGCAACAACCATCAGTGGAAACCTTAATATGCGAATAGACGAGCTCATCTCATTGGAAGGAATGAGAAAAGAGGATATGGCAGTTAAGGCTACGACAATAATCATCGTATACGATATTAAACCAGCTTTCACGATGGCATCCCCGATAACTAAACCGCCTACAATGCCTATAGTTTGACCGACTCGGTTAGGAAGACGAAGTCCCGCTTCCCGAAGCAATTCAAAAATGAGCTCAAGCAGCATAGCTTCGACCAATGGAGGAAACGGTACACGTGATAATGAACCTTGAACCGTGAAAAACAATTGTAGTGGCAGCACATTGGAATGATAAGAAACGGTCGCTATATATATAGCGGGCAGCATGAATGCTGTTATGAAGCTTAACAACCGGATAATGCGAACAAAGGAGGCGATCATCCAACGATTACTATAATCATCAAGAGTTTTGTAAAAAGTGAAAAAGTTTACAGGTACGATCAATGCGGTTGGATCACCATCGAGTAGAATGGCTACATGCCCGCTGAGCAAGTGTGCACAGGTATAATCGGGACGCTCTGTATTCAGATGCTGGGGGAATATCGAATACGGATTATCCTCCATTACTTCCTGTATGTATCCTGTAGTGATTATGGCATCCAAAGTGATGTCTTTTAGTCTTGATTCAACTTTCTGCAATACCTCTTCATTAGCAACATCTTGCAAATATACCACCGCAACTTGCTTGGGAGATTTTTCTCCAATCTGGAAGTAACGGATAGTGAGATTAGATGTGCTGATCTGTTTGCGAATTTGGTATAAATTCACTTTCAAACTTTCGATAAAGCCATTATGAGCACCTCGAACGACACTTTCGTTTTCTGG
Above is a window of Paenibacillus uliginis N3/975 DNA encoding:
- a CDS encoding GerAB/ArcD/ProY family transporter, which encodes MMTQSEKMLSKLQFFFFIIQAQIGVGVLSIPHELNNNAMGGSGLSVLIAGFVTQIIIIIMWFLLKKYPGLSLFHICLKLCGPVIGRLLIVCYIGHFILLAANILLSTVDVLQSWILLSTPKWVLLGLFSIMALYLAREKLTVLARFYALASFLFIPLIFFVSYGLTQSRVEYMFPLLEAGYMNIVKGAKDATISMYGFEMMLITFPYTQGSNKQRLMTISLANLFVTLFYTFVVVTCVMVFNTEQLRLIPEPVIYLMKSLNFYVFDRADVLFLPIWAITLVCSIVSYCYAPSIGLTVLFKRSNHKNFAPYVIIVSYIIALFPITPMAINQLDRAVEYSAYLFIVGIPLVMMILSLFVKRKAGELA
- a CDS encoding spore germination protein — protein: MQYIQNALFQTSDLKTRTQAFKGTSGILLYLESVADAELIERNVITPLSRSVEDKELDELFTTLGFDQETSLDKGVHGLIEGKCLYFLEGNPEFYILSTPANYLRSVSEPENESVVRGAHNGFIESLKVNLYQIRKQISTSNLTIRYFQIGEKSPKQVAVVYLQDVANEEVLQKVESRLKDITLDAIITTGYIQEVMEDNPYSIFPQHLNTERPDYTCAHLLSGHVAILLDGDPTALIVPVNFFTFYKTLDDYSNRWMIASFVRIIRLLSFITAFMLPAIYIATVSYHSNVLPLQLFFTVQGSLSRVPFPPLVEAMLLELIFELLREAGLRLPNRVGQTIGIVGGLVIGDAIVKAGLISYTMIIVVALTAISSFLIPSNEMSSSIRILRFPLMVVASIFGYIGISFGLTILFIHLVKLESFGKPYFNPLTPLSLRGLKDTFVRFPIWSIRKHQSSSDPDE
- a CDS encoding DUF5701 family protein, which gives rise to MITNEFDQQVENLIQKGYPAIAGLNEDEFRNQLQPLKTNTIGFEKSVEDREGYIPYVIVIKSEWVDGEKAMQLVERKNQKGFSVMDANDIQRFKPIEGIELPNGIAYLAMDIDTGTETRNVTPNEALKTIVNDNRSPLTLEEGIAVITHNPDILMKNRGFSLLGSRCGDRRVTALWISAGKPKLGWCWAGNPHTWLGSASCSSRVGM
- a CDS encoding Ger(x)C family spore germination protein, whose protein sequence is MKLISYFLVMLLALVSLTGCWDREYLKDINLAYSVALDLKDDGKIFQAVEIIIPAEAEQTSTTNEIHTSEGMTTRDASSEMRKKDRGNLSFIKNSIQLIGSPLAKQGLNSVLNVIFRDPNNPTANLRLVVTEGEATKILSQKMVGGMKVGEFISQKIKSLERMSLFYPTETVDTVFRSLKDPGQDFALPYIGQEGKEVVAKGVALFHEHHLTGSLNADQSVMLVLLKGRQGENARFTRKIEISYPDNLHGTMTFNLAKKKIKRKFNVHVSKDGDIIVNLNLKLQAIVEEFTEDQALTEKKLDSINQRLSEMLTEEAKDVIRELQKANCDIFGVGRKVIAYHNNVWKTKNWSKDYPKVQFHTKVDVEIVDTGVIF